One region of Limnospira fusiformis SAG 85.79 genomic DNA includes:
- a CDS encoding IS4-like element ISAtsp3 family transposase produces the protein MNELNRLRDTLRPHLPWHGARLNFVCLFLMALFQTKTVNLMEIATVFANPVQISSNYQRLQRFFRQFKFDRAEIARFVVSLIDIPQPWTLSLDRTCWSFGQTHFNILMLAVVHEGIAFPLLWTMLDKKGNSNSGERMDLFDRFEALFPDVEVACLTADREFVGRDWLSYLLIDPQVPFRLRIRHSELISPKLGGTRRSGERMFDSLRPGEFRQLSGRRWVWGRQVYVIGSRLADSGELLILITNACPETALPDYARRWGIENLFGALKTRGFCLESTHFKDPERLSRLLALLSLAFTWAMKVGLWIHQGSPIPLKAHGRRSQSLFRTGLDFLRRTFSNLPLFSGRFHQALQLLSCT, from the coding sequence ATGAACGAGCTTAACCGATTACGAGACACTTTGCGCCCTCACTTGCCCTGGCACGGGGCGAGATTAAACTTTGTCTGCCTGTTCCTGATGGCGCTATTCCAAACAAAGACGGTTAATCTGATGGAAATAGCGACTGTATTCGCAAATCCTGTGCAAATTTCCTCAAATTACCAGCGATTACAACGTTTTTTTCGGCAATTCAAATTTGACCGGGCAGAGATTGCCCGTTTCGTCGTTAGCCTCATTGACATTCCCCAACCTTGGACTCTTAGTCTCGACCGCACCTGTTGGTCTTTCGGTCAAACCCATTTCAACATCTTGATGTTGGCAGTCGTCCACGAGGGGATTGCCTTTCCCCTGCTGTGGACGATGCTTGACAAAAAGGGCAATAGCAACAGTGGCGAACGCATGGACTTATTCGACCGCTTCGAGGCACTATTTCCTGACGTGGAGGTGGCTTGTCTGACCGCTGACCGGGAATTTGTGGGGCGAGATTGGCTCTCGTATCTTCTCATCGACCCCCAGGTTCCTTTCCGCCTACGCATCCGCCACAGCGAGCTGATTAGTCCTAAGTTAGGAGGAACTCGGCGTAGCGGCGAACGAATGTTTGATTCTCTGCGACCCGGAGAATTTCGCCAGCTTTCGGGTCGCCGTTGGGTTTGGGGACGGCAGGTTTACGTCATTGGCTCTCGTCTGGCTGATTCGGGGGAGTTGTTGATTCTCATCACTAACGCTTGCCCCGAAACGGCCCTCCCCGACTATGCTCGGCGTTGGGGTATTGAAAACCTCTTCGGAGCCTTGAAGACTCGGGGCTTCTGTCTCGAATCGACTCACTTTAAGGACCCTGAGCGCTTGAGCCGTTTATTGGCTTTGCTTAGCCTGGCTTTTACTTGGGCTATGAAGGTGGGTTTGTGGATTCACCAAGGTTCACCCATTCCTTTGAAGGCTCACGGACGACGCTCCCAGAGTCTTTTCCGCACTGGCTTGGATTTTCTACGCCGCACTTTCTCTAATCTGCCTTTGTTTTCAGGGCGGTTTCACCAGGCTCTACAACTTTTGTCCTGTACTTAG